A single Sander lucioperca isolate FBNREF2018 chromosome 24, SLUC_FBN_1.2, whole genome shotgun sequence DNA region contains:
- the f7i gene encoding coagulation factor VIIi: MLLRSCCCVLWILAAALVANANANANANANANAASAVFVEKSVASGVLLQRRRRANSGYLEEMQQGNLERECIEEICNYEEAREVFEDDAMTNQYWLTYEKRDACPESPCHNNGTCVYNGTSYRCYCMEGFEGQHCETEIEESLKCLYQNGGCQQFCDGSGQRRRCFCSDGYRLGEDGRQCVAQVEYPCGQRPNQTALTRLVGSNHCPKGACPWQVLVQLNGNSHCGGALINPDWVVTAAHCIHGNPPQNLTVVAGEHNLDVEEGTEQRIPVSMATAHPGYVAATGDSDVAVLRLRRPVTLGRHAVPVCLPTADFAARELLSVRYHAVLGWGKRTTGGNNPPGGAHPTPAASPVLRMMAVPLLQNSECAQKARLNVSATLLCAGYLEGRQESCRGDDGGPLVTLYGDVHFLSGVVAWGRGCSQPGYYGLYANMANLVDWVQGVVTTATASPVLEQKLV, encoded by the exons ATGTTGCTGAGAAGCTGCTGCTGCGTCCTCTGGATCCTGGCCGCCGCCTTGGTCGCCAACGCCAACGCCAACGCCAACGCCAACGCCAACGCCAACGCTGCCTCCGCAG TGTTCGTGGAGAAGTCCGTGGCGAGCGGCGTGCTGCTCCAGCGGCGGCGGCGAGCCAACAGCGGCTACCTGGAGGAAATGCAACAAGGAAACCTGGAGCGGGAATGCATCGAGGAGATCTGCAACTACGAGGAGGCGCGGGAAGTGTTCGAAGACGACGCCATGACG AATCAGTACTGGCTGACGTATGAAA AGCGTGATGCGTGCCCGGAGAGCCCGTGCCATAACAACGGGACATGCGTCTACAACGGGACGTCCTACAGATGTTACTGTATGGAAGGCTTCGAGGGACAACACTGTGAGACAG agatagAGGAGTCTCTGAAGTGTCTCTACCAGAACGGAGGCTGTCAGCAGTTCTGTGACGGTTCAGGACAAAGACGGAGATGTTTCTGCTCCGATGGTTACAGACTGGGAGAAGACGGACGCCAGTGTGTAGCTCAgg TGGAGTACCCGTGCGGTCAGCGGCCGAACCAGACGGCTCTGACCAGACTGGTCGGGTCCAACCACTGTCCCAAAGGAGCCTGTCCCTGGCAG gttcTGGTCCAGTTAAATGGAAACAGTCACTGTGGAGGAGCTCTGATTAATCCAGACTGGGTCGTCACCGCTGCCCACTGTATCCACGGCAACCCCCCCCAAAACCTCACTGTCGTGGCAG GGGAACACAACCTGGACGTGGAAGAGGGCACAGAGCAGAGGATACCCGTCTCCATGGCGACCGCCCACCCCGGCTACGTGGCGGCGACGGGCGACAGCGACGTGGCCGTGCTGCGTCTGCGGCGCCCCGTGACTCTGGGCCGCCACGCCGTCCCCGTGTGTCTGCCGACCGCAGACTTCGCGGCGCGGGAGCTGCTTTCTGTGCGGTACCATGCCGTGTTGGGCTGGGGGAAACGCACCACCGGCGGCAACAACCCGCCCGGGGGCGCGCACCCCACTCCCGCGGCGTCCCCCGTCCTCCGCATGATGGCCGTCCCCCTCCTGCAGAACTCGGAGTGCGCCCAGAAAGCCCGGCTCAACGTCAGCGCCACCTTGCTGTGCGCCGGATACCTGGAAGGGAGGCAGGAGAGTTGCCGCGGCGACGATGGCGGCCCGCTGGTCACGCTGTATGGGGATGTCCACTTCCTGTCTGGCGTGGTCGCCTGGGGCCGCGGCTGCTCACAGCCCGGGTATTATGGGCTGTACGCCAACATGGCCAACTTGGTGGACTGGGTGCAGGGCGTCGTCACCACGGCAACAGCTTCGCCCGTGCTGGAACAGAAACTAGTTTAA